A genomic stretch from Erigeron canadensis isolate Cc75 chromosome 9, C_canadensis_v1, whole genome shotgun sequence includes:
- the LOC122583008 gene encoding trafficking protein particle complex II-specific subunit 120 homolog, which produces MEPDVSIETCSMIRIAVIPIGTIDPTHFRTYISMLGRHHIIELSSISSFYTESHKSPFSQLPWDTGGTLRFKYVIGGSPPCPWEDFHAYRKIHGVIGICHCPSSPDLDSVAVQFGLACKEFPSSLVSRCFAFSPADSQLEGERNKGNKLVLFPPSNQRAQEFHLQTMMQDIAASLLMEFEKWVVEAESGRTLLKTPLDSQASLSSEEAIKAKKRKNARAQKAIGDYCLLAGSPLDATSHYSTALELTRMTGDYFWYAGALEGGVCAFLMSKAGKKDPGLQNEVKYRYNGVIMHYRKSVIQENPQGVSPVSFEIEATLKLARFICRPELVNEVVELLTNASDGGKSLIDINDKLTLYVEIARLYGNLGYQRKAAFFSRQVAQLYHQQQSNLSASSALQVLALTTKVYRVQSRSSIPKHNVLNETSTDGVKMHNELVVSLFESQWSTLQMVVLKEILLSAIRAGDPLAAWSAAARLIRSYYPLITPPGQNGLASALNNSAGRLPSGTHCPDPALPFIRLHSFPLHSLQTEIIKRNPKREDWWAGSAPSGPFIYTPFRKKDLIFPTKQDLIWVIGEPVQVLVELANPCGFDLTINSIFLSVHSGNFDAFPVSLTLPSNSSKVLSLSGVPTKEGPVSIPGCIVHCFGVLTEHSFKDVNHLLLGAAQGLVICDPFNCRGSLKMKNVIVPNIMVIPRLPLLVSHIVGGDNAIILYEGEIRDLWISLSNAGTAPVEQAHISLSGKNQDSVVSVGYETLESALPLKPGAQIIIPVTLKAWQVGLDPDTASRSISISAISQVKDGSSPVLSIYYAGPTENSGELPEDGGIVPPGRCLVTPLNICVLQGLSFMKARLLSMEIPALVGENSENVLDTHIGRLMKIDPNRGSWGLKFLEFELHNPTDVVFEVSVSVQLENTNNKKPSEFTYPKTRIDRDYTSRVLIPLEHFKLPILDGSVLINNNSQLNGGVRTKAEVSASIKDLIAKIKVRWHSGRNSSGELHIKDATQAALQTSIMDVLLPDPLTFGFRLAKSRSREVDKEFITKVDSPTIKGSILANDMTPMEVLVRNNTKDSINMSLSITCRDVAGENCIDGKNPTVLWAGTLIGVMVEIPPLEEVKHSFSLYFMVPGEYTLLAAAVIDDPNDILRARARCTSPGEPIVCRGPPYHVRVHGIV; this is translated from the exons ATGGAACCAGATGTGAGTATAGAAACATGTTCTATGATCCGCATCGCTGTGATCCCGATCGGAACGATCGACCCGACCCATTTCCGAACCTACATTTCAATGCTTGGACGTCACCACATTATAGAACTTTCATCCATTAGTTCATTCTATACAGAAAGCCATAAATCACCATTTTCACAACTACCTTGGGATACCGGTGGCACCCTTCGTTTTAAATACGTTATCGGTGGATCACCACCGTGTCCGTGGGAGGATTTCCATGCTTACAGGAAAATTCATGGTGTGATTGGAATATGTCATTGTCCTTCTTCACCCGATCTTGATAGTGTTGCTGTTCAATTTGGTTTGGCTTGTAAAGAATTCCCTTCTTCTCTCGTTTCTCGTTGTTTTGCCTTTTCTCCAGCCGATTCTCAG TTAGAAGGTGAACGTAATAAAGGGAATAAACTGGTTTTATTTCCTCCTTCGAATCAGCGTGCTCAGGAATTTCACTTGCAGACAATGATGCAAGATATTGCTGCTTCACTTCTAATGGAATTTGAGAAGTGGGTCGTTGAAGCAGAATCGGGTCGAACCCTTCTAAAGACACCTTTAGATTCACAAGCCAGTCTTAGTTCAGAGGAG GCAATCAAagccaaaaaaagaaaaaatgccCGAGCTCAGAAAGCCATAGGCGATTATTGTCTACTTGCTGGATCACCCCTTGATGCCACTTCCCATTATTCTACTGCTTTAGAACTTACTAGAATGACTGGTGATTATTTCTGGTATGCTGGCGCGTTGGAAGGTGGTGTTTGTGCTTTTCTG ATGAGTAAAGCTGGGAAAAAGGATCCAGGCTTACAGAATGAGGTCAAGTATCGATACAATGGTGTCATCATGCATTATCGGAAATCGGTTATACAAGAAAATCCTCAAGG GGTCTCGCCTGTCAGTTTTGAAATTGAAGCTACTTTGAAATTGGCAAGATTCATCTGCAG ACCGGAACTGGTTAATGAAGTAGTTGAGTTGTTGACTAATGCCTCAGATGGAGGAAAATCTTTGATTGATATAAATGATAAACTGACGCTATATGTTGAGATAGCTCGATTATATGGAAATCTTGGTTATCAAAGAAAAGCCGCCTTTTTCTCCAGACAGGTGGCTCAGTTATATCATCAACAGCAAAGTAATCTGTCTGCTTCTAGCGCCTTGCAAGTATTGGCACTCACGACAAAAGTTTACCGTGTTCAAAGTAGATCTTCCATTCCTAAACACAATGTTTTGAAT GAAACTAGTACTGATGGTGTGAAGATGCATAATGAGTTAGTTGTATCTCTATTTGAGTCTCAATGGAGCACGTTACAAATGGTTGTACTAAAAGAGATACTTTTGTCTGCTATTCGGGCAGGAGATCCTCTTGCTGCATGGAGTGCAGCTGCTCGTCTAATAAGATCTTATTATCCTTTGATTACACCTCCAGGCCAAAACGGACTTGCAAGTGCCCTTAACAATTCAGCTGGACGCCTTCCTTCTGGTACTCATTGCCCGGATCCCGCTTTACCTTTCATAAG GTTGCATTCATTTCCACTCCATTCATTACAAACGGAAATCATAAAACGAAATCCAAAACGAGAAGATTGGTGGGCGGGATCAGCTCCATCAGGACCTTTTATTTACACACCATTTAGAAAAAAGGATTTGATCTTCCCCACTAAGCAAGATCTCATTTGGGTTATTGGTGAACCAGTCCAGGTATTGGTGGAATTAGCAAACCCCTGCGGTTTTGACTTAACAATCAACAGTATTTTTCTCTCGGTCCATTCTGGAAATTTTGATGCATTTCCTGTTAGTCTAACACTTCCATCTAATTCTTCCAAAGTACTTAGTTTATCCGGTGTTCCTACTAAAGAAGGCCCAGTGAGTATACCTGGATGCATCGTCCATTGTTTTGGTGTTCTTACTGAACATTCTTTTAAAGATGTTAACCATTTACTCCTTGGAGCGGCACAAGGGCTAGTTATTTGTGACCCTTTCAATTGTCGTGGGTCGCTAAAGATGAAGAATGTTATTGTTCCAAATATTATGGTAATACCTCGACTGCCATTATTAGTTTCACACATTGTTGGTGGTGATAATGCTATAATATTATATGAAGGTGAGATTCGTGATCTTTGGATTAGTTTGTCTAATGCTGGCACAGCTCCAGTTGAGCAGGCACATATCTCATTGTCAGGGAAAAATCAAGATTCTGTTGTATCAGTTGGTTATGAAACTTTGGAATCAGCTCTGCCATTAAAGCCTGGTGCTCAAATTATTATCCCTGTCACCTTGAAAGCATGGCAAGTTGGGTTGGATCCTGATACCGCGAGTAGGAGCATATCTATAAGTGCAATTAGTCAAGTTAAAGATGGAAGCAGCCCTGTCTTATCTATATATTATGCAG GGCCTACTGAAAACAGTGGAGAGCTACCAGAAGATGGTGGTATAGTGCCCCCGGGTCGCTGCCTAGTCACTCCCTTAAACATCTGTGTATTGCAAGGGCTATCTTTTATGAAAGCTCGCTTGCTGTCAATGGAAATTCCCGCCCTTGTTGGAGAAAACTCTGAAAATGTATTGGATACCCATATTGGTAGGTTGATGAAAATTGATCCTAACAGGGGAAGTTGGGGCCTAAAGTTTCTTGAATTCGAGTTACATAATCCTACTGATGTCGTGTTTGAGGTCAGTGTTTCTGTCCAGCTGGAGAATACAAATAACAAGAAGCCATCTGAATTCACTTACCCTAAAACAAGGATAGACCGAGATTATACTTCAAGAGTACTCATACCATTGGAGCACTTTAAATTACCTATACTTGATGGTTCCGTTTTAATTAATAACAATTCACAATTAAATGGAGGTGTTAGAACAAAAGCAGAAGTTAGTGCTTCTATTAAAGACTTGATTGCCAAGATCAAGGTGAGGTGGCATTCGGGGCGAAACAGCTCTGGAGAATTGCATATCAAGGATGCCACACAAGCAGCACTTCAAACATCTATAATGGACGTCTTGCTACCGGATCCTTTAACTTTTGGTTTCAGACTTGCTAAAAGTCGTTCACGAGAAGTTGATAAAGAATTCATAACAAAAGTTGATTCTCCAACAATTAAAGGTTCTATATTGGCTAATGACATGACTCCCATGGAAGTTTTGGTTCGAAATAACACAAAGGATTCTATTAACATGAGTCTTAGCATTACATGTCGGGATGTTGCAGGTGAAAACTGCATTGACGGGAAAAATCCTACAGTACTATGGGCCG GCACATTGATTGGTGTGATGGTGGAAATTCCTCCACTTGAGGAAGTGAAACAttcattctctctttatttCATGGTTCCGGGTGAATACACATTGTTAGCTGCGGCGGTAATAGATGACCCAAATGACATTCTCAGAGCTCGTGCACGTTGTACTTCACCTGGTGAGCCAATCGTCTGCCGAGGGCCTCCTTATCATGTTCGTGTACATGGTATTGTCTAA
- the LOC122581687 gene encoding bZIP transcription factor 60-like: protein MEIEEEIDWNNLLSLDDNHDFQTNNNISSIILPLNHNNNNINESLAPPLSVDEIEQLLFNDDNGRDALNYDIDDGFFNDIFVDSPVEAGNSSGSGGGEVVDVSDDSENKNETVVNDDDDDPLAKKRKRQLRNKDAALKSRERKKMYVKDLEMKSRYFEGECRRLGSLLQCVMAENQALRFSLHSTSSIKAFNASMTKQESAVLFLESLLLGSLLWLMGIVCQLVVLPSLHQQSQLVTVVEENLPKVALRKEGSKMYRLTLLVGKRFKASRSRMRLNLHSLRVVRNILAVF, encoded by the exons ATGGAAATTGAAGAAGAAATCGATTGgaacaatctattatccttggATGATAATCATGATTTTCAAACAAACAACAACATCTCCTCTATAATCCTTCCactaaatcataataataataatataaatgaatcGTTAGCTCCTCCGTTATCTGTTGATGAAATAGAGCAGTTACTATTTAACGACGATAACGGACGAGATGCGTTGAATTATGATATTGATGAtggtttttttaatgatattttcgTTGATTCTCCGGTAGAGGCCGGGAATTCCTCCGGTAGCGGCGGTGGCGAAGTTGTCGATGTTTCCGATGATTCCGAAAACAAGAACGAAACTGttgttaatgatgatgatgatgatcctCTTGCCAAAAAGCGTAAAAG GCAATTGAGGAACAAAGACGCGGCTCTAAAATCTCGAGAGAggaaaaaaatgtatgtaaagGATCTTGAGATGAAAAGTAGGTACTTTGAAGGGGAATGCAGGCGATTGGGGTCGTTGCTCCAATGTGTCATGGCAGAAAATCAAGCACTGCGTTTTTCATTGCATAGTACCAGTAGTATTAAGGCATTCAATGCTTCCATGACCAAGCAGGAGTCTGCTGTGCTCTTCTTGG AATCCCTGCTGTTGGGTTCCCTGCTTTGGTTGATGGGCATAGTTTGTCAGCTGGTCGTCCTTCCAAGCCTGCACCAGCAAAGCCAACTGGTAACCGTGGTAGAAGAAAATCTACCAAAGGTGGCTCTAAGGAAGGAGGGAAGTAAAATGTATAGGCTGACCCTTTTGGTGGGTAAACGATTCAAAGCGTCCCGCTCGAGAATGAGACTGAACCTGCATTCTCTACGAGTTGTAAGGAACATCCTAgctgttttttga
- the LOC122582982 gene encoding neurochondrin, whose protein sequence is MEQQAETSGPSLDDCLKLLKGDRDEQRLAGLLLATKFCKNDDVESIFRVYNAVGPTFLDRLLRTGMGKGSSTENIKDNQDAYLQLSVTILSAFCRVPSIASSDDMLKKIPIILEVLSREHYRLGPTLVEECFEFLYLVSTAHKEGTRIFYESGGMTVLASQMCNLLDGSHIMELTMKLLQLNISQFSLDRITKEYCSELSSVVTELAKQFALSHNALKFEALHLLSSILSSTYAAPLHEALHTMSDMNWTTYARVGVVAVLQNRVAPHQRLEALILAESVMCIAGEQWLIGKTNLPETQVSIPADRCTLLVLESSRVEIAVLLNDLAYLKYEKSKDLLDVETIIVKQRNLGISYSLVEKTIKLISSVAEDGGNIISDTMFTKLITGLNETVGLILEYLRDAKDHGKNIGNDFLASVRIVGSYLAETPAACSEKVMELLGYMVMIQGEDEPSPFSSVCFLVPMLCQITMEIDGCRLIVSSGVYKAVVECLIKLLSEDTGSIEENGPIFLACDTILNLLLKSDQIQLHLDDTCFIKLLGVLSSWAEDAPDWSTTMMASSICALILDSTCEAVLLGRPLFNHNNLISLSQLMRRSMASHGKHSESEADLLQIVVSGYSRWANLYPSIKAAVEGK, encoded by the exons ATG GAACAGCAAGCAGAAACATCTGGACCATCACTTGATGACTGTTTAAAGCTTTTGAAAGGAGACCGAGACGAACAGCGGCTCGCGGGTCTTCTTCTTGCTACCAAGTTCTGCAAAAACGATGATGTCGAATCTATTTTCAGGGTTTATAATGCTGTCGGTCCCACTTTCTTGGACCGCCTTCTTCGTACCG GGATGGGTAAAGGAAGCTCAACTGAGAATATTAAAGATAACCAAGATGCTTACTTACAGCTATCTGTTACAATTTTATCCGCATTCTGTCGGGTTCCTAGTATTGCTTCTTCTGATGATATGCTCAAGAAGATTCCAATCATACTTGAAGTTCTTTCTAGAGA GCACTACAGATTAGGACCAACCCTGGTCGAAGAATGCTTTGAATTTTTATACTTGGTGTCGACAGCCCACAAGGAGGGGACTCGAATCTTCTACGAGTCTGGAGGCATGACAGTTCTAGCTTCACAGATGTGTAATTTACTAGATG GCTCACATATTATGGAGCTAACTATGAAGCTCCTTCAGTTGAATATAAGTCAATTTTCTTTGGACCGGATTACCAAGGAGTATTGTTCAGAATTGTCATCAGTG GTGACGGAACTAGCAAAGCAGTTTGCGTTGTCTCACAATGCACTAAAATTTGAGGCACTACACCTTTTATCATCGATCCTATCTTCTACATATGCT GCACCTTTGCATGAAGCTCTCCATACAATGAGCGATATGAATTGGACAACCTATGCGCGTGTAGGTGTTGTGGCAGTTCTGCAAAATCGTGTTG CACCACATCAAAGGCTGGAGGCACTTATATTGGCCGAGTCTGTTATGTGTATTGCTGGTGAACAGTGGCTTATCGGGAAAACGAATTTGCCCGAAACACAAGTTTCTATTCCAGCTGACAG GTGTACATTGCTTGTTCTGGAATCATCTAGAGTGGAAATTGCAGTTCTTCTCAATGATCTTGCCTATTTGAAGTACGAGAAGTCCAAAGACTTATTGGATGTGGAAACCATTATTGTAAAGCAAAGAAATCTCGGCATTTCATATTCTTTAGTAGAGAAGACAATCAAATTAATTTCAAGTGTTGCTGAAGACGGAG GTAATATTATTAGTGACACAATGTTCACGAAGCTCATCACTGGGCTTAACGAGACAGTTGGTCTCATCTTAGAGTATCTTCGAGATGCCAAG GATCATGGAAAAAATATAGGGAATGATTTTCTTGCTTCAGTGAGGATTGTCGGAAG CTACCTTGCTGAGACTCCAGCTGCTTGCAGTGAAAAGGTTATGGAACTTCTTGGGTACATGGTTATGATTCAAGGTGAAGATGAACCGAG CCCCTTTTCTTCTGTTTGCTTCTTGGTTCCAATGTTATGCCAAATAACAATGGAGATTGATGGATGCCGGCTTATCGTCTCTTCTGGAGTGTATAAAGCA GTTGTAGAATGCCTAATTAAGTTGCTTTCGGAAGATACTGGCTCAATCGAGGAAAATGGTCCAATTTTTTTGGCCTGTGATACAATATTAAATCTTCTTTTGAAG AGTGATCAGATTCAGCTCCATTTGGATGATACTTGTTTTATCAAGCTATTGGGCGTGCTGTCATCATGGGCAG AGGATGCTCCTGACTGGTCTACCACCATGATGGCTTCAAGCATTTGCGCTTTGATATTAGATTCGACATGTGAGGCAGTTCTTTTAGGGAGGCCGCTCTTCAACCATAATAATCTCATTAGTTTATCCCAACTCATGAGACGAAGTATGGCGTCGCACGGTAAA CATAGCGAGTCGGAAGCAGATCTTCTTCAAATAGTTGTCTCAG GATACTCAAGATGGGCCAATCTCTATCCTAGTATCAAAGCAGCTGTCGAGGGGAAGTAA